A stretch of Paenibacillus sp. URB8-2 DNA encodes these proteins:
- a CDS encoding DEAD/DEAH box helicase, whose amino-acid sequence MNKASFAAIGIQEDLEARLTEFGITSPSPVQAETIPLLLEGRDVLAASQTGTGKTLAYLLPLLQGIDPQLRAVQKLVLAPTQELAMQIVREAERYGEGRGIRTLGLIGGAAVGRQIERLREHPQLVVGTPGRVRELIGLRKLKMHEVATIVLDEADQMFQLGGAGELEKIIASALRSRQLVMLSATIGPETRALASKVMNDPAEVGIDPEARTARGLEHLYIAVEERDKVDALRRVLRYYNPKRAIVFVNTAEAIAEVEAKLNHLGLTAAALYGDADKVTRSTVLGRFREGKFLVLVASDVAARGLDIEDLPLVVSFDPAFDAEHYVHRAGRTGRMGRSGLSLSIVTPQQTFIMRKFARELGIDLSERALYGGKILPPEEVRGGAGPRREKPRSGLPAVRTAGIRPHAAPAPGGAAGRGQAGRDAENGRHEEPRGGKARPAAPGGRTGSGPRGAQASAPAGNKPRNAERERNRKNKGAPKWLKDKRSGGDGQ is encoded by the coding sequence ATGAATAAAGCTTCTTTTGCGGCTATCGGCATCCAGGAAGACCTTGAAGCCCGATTGACGGAATTCGGCATCACCTCTCCTTCTCCCGTTCAGGCGGAGACTATTCCGCTGCTGCTGGAAGGACGGGATGTGCTCGCAGCTTCCCAGACCGGAACGGGCAAAACGCTGGCTTACCTGCTGCCCCTTCTGCAAGGAATCGATCCGCAGCTCCGAGCGGTCCAGAAGCTGGTGCTTGCCCCGACTCAGGAGCTCGCGATGCAGATTGTGCGCGAAGCGGAGCGTTACGGCGAGGGACGCGGCATCCGTACGCTCGGGCTGATCGGCGGTGCGGCGGTCGGACGCCAGATCGAAAGGCTGCGCGAGCATCCGCAGCTGGTCGTGGGCACACCGGGACGTGTGCGTGAGCTGATCGGACTGCGCAAGCTGAAGATGCACGAGGTCGCCACGATCGTCCTCGACGAGGCGGACCAAATGTTCCAACTCGGCGGGGCGGGCGAACTGGAGAAGATTATCGCAAGCGCCCTGCGCAGCCGCCAGCTCGTGATGCTGTCGGCGACGATCGGACCGGAGACGCGGGCGCTGGCCTCCAAGGTCATGAACGATCCGGCCGAGGTCGGCATCGATCCGGAGGCTAGGACGGCGCGCGGACTGGAGCATCTTTATATCGCCGTGGAGGAGCGGGACAAGGTCGATGCGCTTCGGCGGGTGCTTCGCTATTACAATCCGAAGCGGGCGATTGTCTTCGTCAACACGGCTGAGGCGATTGCGGAGGTGGAAGCCAAACTGAATCACCTCGGACTGACGGCGGCGGCGCTGTACGGCGACGCCGACAAGGTGACGCGCAGCACGGTGCTGGGCCGTTTCCGGGAGGGCAAATTCCTTGTGCTGGTTGCGAGCGACGTGGCGGCGCGCGGGCTGGACATCGAGGATTTGCCGCTTGTCGTCAGCTTCGATCCCGCGTTCGACGCGGAGCACTATGTGCACCGGGCGGGACGGACGGGACGAATGGGCCGCAGCGGCCTGTCGCTGTCGATCGTCACGCCGCAGCAGACGTTCATTATGCGCAAGTTCGCTCGTGAGCTCGGCATCGACTTGAGCGAACGCGCGCTGTACGGCGGCAAAATTCTGCCGCCGGAGGAAGTGCGCGGCGGCGCAGGCCCGCGCCGCGAGAAGCCGCGCAGCGGCCTGCCGGCGGTGCGGACCGCCGGCATCCGCCCGCACGCCGCGCCGGCACCGGGGGGCGCGGCCGGGCGCGGGCAGGCCGGCCGTGACGCCGAGAATGGGCGTCACGAGGAGCCGCGCGGCGGCAAGGCGCGCCCGGCGGCACCGGGCGGCAGGACGGGCTCCGGGCCGCGCGGAGCCCAGGCGTCCGCTCCCGCGGGCAACAAGCCCCGCAACGCGGAGCGGGAGCGCAACCGCAAGAACAAGGGAGCGCCCAAATGGCTGAAGGACAAAAGGTCCGGAGGTGACGGGCAATGA
- a CDS encoding UxaA family hydrolase: MHHFLIHKRGDQVGVATTDITAGQQVVGVFMDDDSELTVTSLQNVPLGHKISIGVLEKGGRVIEYGIPIGIAPEGLTEGEYVHTHNIKSARW; this comes from the coding sequence ATGCATCATTTTTTGATTCACAAACGGGGAGATCAGGTGGGTGTCGCAACGACGGACATTACCGCCGGGCAGCAGGTCGTCGGGGTCTTTATGGATGACGATTCGGAATTAACGGTGACAAGCCTTCAGAATGTTCCGTTGGGGCATAAAATATCCATCGGCGTTCTTGAGAAAGGCGGCAGGGTCATCGAATACGGCATTCCCATCGGCATTGCACCGGAGGGGCTGACCGAAGGGGAATACGTTCATACTCACAATATTAAATCGGCGAGGTGGTAA
- a CDS encoding ABC transporter ATP-binding protein, producing the protein MSAAPVLEIAGLTGGYSLNKPVLHDISLQVQPGEMVGLIGLNGAGKSTTMKHILGLMTPHKGGIAVQGRTRDNDSAGYHSALSFVPESPLLYEEMTVREHVEFTARAYGVSRTDYEARSRRLSELFRMEDKMDSLSGHLSKGMKQKVMIMCAFVASPALYVIDEPFLGLDPLGIRSLLDFMLEIKQSGSSILLSSHILSTIENYCDRFIVLHQGRVIAEGSLAEIGAAAGKPGLPLEQLFYELVQGGK; encoded by the coding sequence ATGAGTGCGGCTCCCGTACTGGAGATTGCGGGCCTGACCGGCGGGTACAGCCTGAACAAGCCGGTGCTGCACGATATTTCCCTGCAGGTACAGCCGGGGGAGATGGTCGGGCTGATCGGTCTGAACGGAGCAGGCAAGAGCACCACCATGAAGCATATTCTCGGCTTGATGACGCCGCATAAAGGCGGAATCGCCGTTCAAGGCAGAACGCGGGACAACGATTCGGCAGGGTATCACAGCGCGCTATCCTTTGTGCCCGAGTCGCCGCTCTTGTACGAAGAAATGACGGTCCGCGAGCATGTGGAATTTACGGCCAGGGCCTACGGTGTGAGCCGCACCGATTACGAGGCCCGCAGCCGCCGCCTTTCGGAGCTGTTCCGGATGGAAGATAAGATGGACAGCCTGTCCGGCCATCTCTCCAAAGGGATGAAGCAGAAAGTGATGATCATGTGCGCTTTTGTCGCGAGTCCGGCGCTGTATGTAATCGACGAGCCTTTTCTCGGCCTCGACCCGCTCGGCATCCGCTCGCTGCTGGACTTCATGTTGGAGATCAAGCAATCGGGTTCATCCATTCTGCTCAGTTCCCATATCCTCTCCACGATCGAGAACTATTGCGACCGTTTCATCGTGCTGCACCAGGGCAGGGTCATCGCCGAGGGTAGCTTGGCGGAAATAGGGGCTGCCGCAGGCAAGCCGGGCCTGCCGCTGGAGCAACTGTTCTACGAGCTGGTCCAGGGAGGGAAGTAG
- a CDS encoding Ldh family oxidoreductase: MSAKRYDSGKLYEFVQSVLISLDVPEEDAFITADSLIRADLEGHGSHGVSRLPVYSRRIREGRISASPDIAAERHGAVLTVDGGNGLGQVVAVRALQEGIPVARELGVAAVFVRGSNHFGTAAYLCQEAAKENMASVVMTNSPPGIAPWGGRSAFLGTNPIGFGFPSGAGDQPPIVADLSSSVVARGKIMQAQKQEQPIPEGWAIDSEGRPTTDAGEALKGAVLPLGGAKGYALALAVEMLCGILTGASFGPHIGNLYKEGDKNADVGHVILLFSLDRWLDTEVYGDSVSRFADEIKQVPLSHGAEEILLPGERRFRSAVRNRLSGISLPDNVVSELEDLAVTAGVPFPPQLTQEDEGTQRGNEA, from the coding sequence ATGTCGGCAAAGCGCTATGACAGCGGGAAGCTCTACGAATTTGTACAGTCGGTTCTGATATCCTTGGATGTACCGGAGGAAGATGCGTTTATTACGGCCGATTCGCTGATCCGCGCCGATCTGGAAGGGCATGGCAGCCATGGCGTCAGCAGACTGCCGGTCTATTCCCGGCGCATCCGGGAAGGGAGAATCAGCGCTTCGCCGGACATTGCTGCCGAGCGCCACGGCGCTGTGCTGACCGTGGACGGCGGGAACGGGCTGGGCCAGGTTGTCGCCGTCCGGGCTTTGCAGGAGGGTATTCCCGTTGCCCGGGAGTTGGGGGTTGCGGCGGTATTCGTCCGTGGAAGCAATCACTTCGGAACGGCGGCTTACCTATGCCAGGAGGCGGCCAAGGAGAACATGGCGTCGGTCGTCATGACCAACTCCCCGCCGGGCATTGCTCCTTGGGGAGGCCGGTCGGCCTTTCTCGGGACGAACCCGATTGGGTTCGGGTTCCCGTCCGGCGCCGGAGACCAGCCGCCGATCGTCGCCGACCTCTCGTCCAGCGTTGTAGCGCGGGGAAAGATCATGCAGGCGCAGAAGCAGGAGCAGCCAATACCGGAAGGTTGGGCGATCGACAGCGAGGGAAGACCGACGACCGATGCCGGAGAAGCGCTCAAAGGAGCGGTTCTCCCGCTTGGCGGAGCCAAAGGGTATGCGCTGGCGCTAGCCGTGGAGATGCTGTGCGGCATTCTGACCGGAGCATCCTTCGGCCCGCATATCGGGAACCTGTACAAGGAGGGCGACAAGAACGCCGATGTGGGACATGTGATCCTGCTGTTCTCGCTGGACCGCTGGCTTGACACGGAGGTGTACGGCGACTCCGTCTCGCGGTTTGCGGACGAGATCAAGCAGGTTCCTCTGTCGCACGGGGCGGAGGAGATTCTGCTTCCGGGAGAGCGGAGATTCCGCTCCGCCGTGAGGAATCGGCTGTCCGGCATTTCTCTGCCTGACAATGTCGTAAGCGAACTGGAAGACTTGGCGGTGACTGCCGGGGTTCCGTTCCCTCCGCAGCTCACGCAGGAGGATGAAGGAACGCAAAGGGGAAATGAGGCATGA
- a CDS encoding SDR family NAD(P)-dependent oxidoreductase, translating to MELKGKIVVITGASSGIGALTARLLGQRGAIPVLLARSEDKLKTAAEGITGGYGLYRCDVSRSGEVEETFAKIIAAYGRIDILLNNAGYGRFGDFTEMPVEEFNEMMNVNYMGVVRCTKAAVPHMLERGSGQIVNVASMAGKIGTSRAAAYTASKHAVLGFTNALRQELRHSGITVSAVNPGPIETEFFNLADPSGDYVKNVGGFMMSPQYVAEKIVKLMEKDKEELDLPRLAAASIRLYGLFPRLADKLTYKMLNRK from the coding sequence ATGGAGCTTAAGGGTAAAATCGTAGTCATCACCGGCGCTTCCAGCGGCATCGGCGCGCTTACGGCGCGTCTGCTCGGACAGCGCGGAGCCATTCCTGTGCTGCTTGCCAGGTCGGAGGACAAGCTGAAGACTGCTGCGGAAGGGATAACGGGAGGGTACGGACTATACCGCTGCGATGTGAGCCGTTCCGGCGAAGTGGAAGAGACTTTCGCCAAGATTATTGCGGCGTACGGCAGAATCGATATTTTGCTCAATAATGCGGGCTATGGCAGGTTCGGGGACTTCACGGAAATGCCGGTCGAAGAGTTCAATGAAATGATGAACGTTAATTACATGGGCGTCGTCCGCTGCACCAAGGCGGCAGTTCCGCATATGCTGGAGCGGGGAAGCGGACAGATCGTCAATGTGGCCTCGATGGCCGGCAAGATCGGCACCTCGCGGGCGGCGGCCTATACCGCCTCGAAGCATGCCGTCCTCGGCTTCACAAACGCGCTGAGGCAGGAGCTGCGCCACAGCGGCATTACCGTGTCGGCGGTCAATCCGGGACCGATTGAGACCGAGTTTTTCAATCTGGCCGATCCCTCCGGAGACTACGTCAAGAATGTGGGCGGCTTCATGATGAGTCCTCAATATGTCGCCGAAAAGATAGTGAAACTGATGGAGAAGGATAAGGAAGAGCTGGATTTGCCAAGGCTGGCGGCTGCCAGCATTCGCTTGTACGGGCTGTTCCCGCGGCTGGCGGACAAGCTGACTTACAAGATGCTTAACCGGAAATAG
- a CDS encoding tripartite tricarboxylate transporter TctB family protein, translating to MKSAADRSAGVIAILVGCLSLREAYRLYPYHVSLLGGDHTFPAFIGAGLALAGVWLVLFPGPSVKSSAAGLTTPELAEAESSIGKFNADESIVDGSPPSDTRSGDRISGRLQFLPRQGLIPLLLLIYTFILPWAGYLVGTFIIALLLFRLLGIGRWWRCAVYALLLTAGLYLIFIEWLHTPFSAGTLWLHQGGD from the coding sequence ATGAAAAGCGCGGCTGACCGCTCTGCCGGAGTGATTGCCATTCTGGTCGGCTGTCTCTCTCTTCGCGAAGCTTACCGCCTATACCCTTATCATGTCAGTCTGCTCGGCGGAGACCATACCTTCCCCGCATTTATTGGAGCGGGACTGGCCCTGGCGGGAGTCTGGTTGGTATTGTTTCCCGGGCCATCCGTCAAATCGTCCGCTGCCGGATTAACCACTCCGGAGTTGGCGGAAGCCGAATCATCCATTGGCAAATTCAATGCTGACGAGTCCATTGTTGACGGATCTCCACCTTCGGATACTCGCTCGGGGGATCGGATAAGCGGGCGGCTTCAGTTTCTGCCAAGGCAGGGCCTGATCCCGCTCCTGCTGCTGATCTACACTTTTATTCTTCCTTGGGCGGGTTACCTGGTGGGGACCTTCATCATCGCTCTGCTTCTGTTTCGACTGCTGGGAATCGGCAGATGGTGGCGCTGCGCTGTGTACGCTTTGCTGCTGACGGCGGGTCTGTATTTGATCTTTATCGAATGGCTGCACACTCCGTTTTCGGCAGGAACGCTGTGGCTGCATCAAGGAGGCGATTAA
- a CDS encoding tripartite tricarboxylate transporter permease, with amino-acid sequence MSNLSMLLDGFGHAVTPMNLLMAAIGVLVGTFVGVLPGLGPTSSIAILLPVTAVLEPTQAIIMLAGIYYGAMYGGSTTAILLNIPGEASSVPTCLDGYPLAQQGRGGPALGIAAIASFIAGVLGVLGLVLFAPVLANQALRFGPPEMFSVLLLTLVIMMGMTGGRFVKSAVMGLAGIALSLIGLGANSGLYRFTLGWSPLEGGLDMVSILIGLFSIAEVMRGLSEKKTAISAGNIGSVYPGRQDLKQSAPSIAAGGLIGFFMGLLPGCSAAVTSFLSYDFAKRISRRRHLFGKGAIEGVAAPEAANNATSSAGFIPLFALGIPSSPPLAVLLAGLMIYGLTPGPMLFEQKGSFVWTVIASMFIGNVMLLVLNLPLVGIWAKLTRVPFSILAPVILLLSMIGAYTVRNNLFDVQVAVVFGVAGYYLQKHDWPIMPLILCFILGPLMEQSFLQSMAISGGSLGIFVQRGLSVAFIIAAAAMLVFSLYMVRRTKKRIREERGDSLSIINAEA; translated from the coding sequence ATGAGCAATTTATCCATGCTGCTGGACGGCTTTGGACATGCGGTCACACCGATGAATCTGCTGATGGCTGCCATCGGCGTGCTTGTGGGAACCTTCGTCGGCGTGCTGCCGGGGCTTGGCCCGACCTCGTCGATCGCCATTCTGCTGCCCGTAACGGCGGTTCTTGAACCGACGCAGGCGATTATCATGCTCGCGGGCATTTATTACGGAGCGATGTACGGCGGATCGACGACCGCCATTCTGCTCAATATTCCGGGCGAGGCCTCATCCGTCCCCACCTGTCTGGACGGCTATCCGCTCGCACAGCAGGGCAGGGGAGGACCGGCACTCGGCATCGCCGCTATCGCATCTTTTATCGCAGGCGTGCTGGGTGTGCTCGGTCTCGTCCTGTTCGCTCCCGTGCTGGCCAATCAGGCGCTGCGTTTCGGTCCGCCGGAAATGTTCTCCGTCCTTCTCCTGACGCTGGTCATCATGATGGGAATGACCGGCGGACGATTCGTCAAATCGGCCGTTATGGGCCTGGCCGGCATTGCCTTGTCACTCATCGGGCTAGGCGCGAACTCCGGTCTGTACCGGTTCACCTTGGGCTGGAGCCCGCTGGAAGGGGGGCTTGATATGGTGAGCATTCTGATCGGGCTCTTCTCGATCGCCGAAGTTATGAGAGGTTTGTCGGAGAAGAAGACCGCGATTTCCGCCGGAAATATCGGCAGCGTCTATCCGGGCCGGCAGGATCTGAAGCAAAGCGCTCCTTCCATCGCCGCGGGCGGGCTGATCGGTTTCTTCATGGGGCTGCTGCCGGGCTGCTCGGCAGCCGTAACTTCCTTTCTGTCTTATGATTTCGCCAAAAGAATCTCGCGCCGCCGCCATCTGTTCGGGAAAGGAGCCATCGAGGGCGTGGCCGCTCCGGAAGCCGCGAACAACGCGACAAGCTCGGCCGGATTTATTCCGCTGTTCGCTCTCGGCATCCCTTCCTCGCCGCCGCTGGCCGTACTGCTCGCCGGACTGATGATCTACGGGCTGACGCCGGGTCCGATGCTGTTCGAGCAGAAAGGAAGCTTTGTGTGGACCGTCATCGCGAGCATGTTCATCGGCAACGTGATGCTGCTGGTGCTGAACCTGCCGCTGGTGGGCATTTGGGCCAAGCTGACCCGGGTCCCGTTCTCGATTCTTGCGCCGGTGATTCTTCTGCTCAGTATGATCGGAGCCTATACGGTACGCAACAATCTGTTCGATGTCCAGGTGGCCGTTGTCTTCGGGGTCGCCGGTTATTACCTGCAAAAGCATGACTGGCCGATCATGCCCCTTATTCTCTGTTTTATTCTCGGTCCCTTGATGGAGCAGTCATTTTTGCAGTCGATGGCGATTTCCGGCGGAAGCCTCGGCATCTTTGTTCAAAGAGGTCTCTCGGTCGCTTTCATTATAGCCGCCGCGGCCATGCTGGTCTTCTCTCTGTACATGGTCCGCCGCACCAAAAAAAGAATCCGTGAGGAACGCGGCGATTCGCTCAGCATCATCAATGCGGAAGCGTAA
- a CDS encoding GntR family transcriptional regulator, with amino-acid sequence MPKLIRIDNANLLEKTYGILKELIIKREFPPEHKLSIPELSAQLGVSRTPIRDALGRLEMDGLIKTVPKVGTFVVGFSSENVLDIMDTRLMIELWVVEKLTSGMAQASQDIVSNMEKIHETSVYIVNTSKLENYHEGDYNLHFHMEFLKLGGNRNILNIYQNTMNYRYLAMKSYLITKEMVLHSLQQHERIIGSLKAGSHDDLRQVVSEHLEDAKIRLYKNINLNGGLI; translated from the coding sequence ATGCCTAAACTGATCCGAATCGATAATGCCAATTTGCTGGAGAAAACATACGGCATTCTGAAAGAACTGATTATCAAAAGAGAGTTCCCGCCCGAACACAAGCTCTCCATTCCCGAATTATCTGCTCAGCTTGGGGTAAGCCGGACGCCGATCCGTGATGCGCTGGGCCGGCTGGAAATGGACGGATTGATCAAGACGGTGCCGAAGGTCGGCACTTTTGTCGTCGGGTTCTCCTCTGAGAACGTGCTCGACATTATGGATACGCGCCTGATGATTGAACTGTGGGTCGTGGAGAAGCTGACTTCGGGAATGGCCCAGGCCAGTCAGGATATCGTCTCCAATATGGAGAAGATTCATGAAACCTCGGTCTATATCGTCAACACCTCGAAGCTGGAAAATTACCACGAAGGAGATTACAATCTTCATTTTCACATGGAATTTCTGAAGTTGGGCGGAAACCGGAATATTCTGAATATATATCAAAACACCATGAATTACCGCTACCTGGCGATGAAATCGTACCTGATTACGAAGGAAATGGTCCTTCATTCATTGCAGCAGCACGAACGGATTATCGGTTCCCTCAAGGCGGGCTCCCATGACGATCTTAGACAAGTGGTGAGCGAGCATCTGGAGGATGCGAAAATCCGTCTGTACAAAAATATCAATCTGAACGGCGGGCTGATCTAA
- a CDS encoding ABC transporter permease: protein MDLKELQGERRSRAAGKLLPYVGYIIQSGVAFVLLFILIAFSAWYTSVLKDIPSGVPIRWIMLAALLPAAVHSSFRTYLQPADAVFLLPQEHRMHEYFAPAWIRGTVWKSLRLLMALLILWPLYIRTEESPKSLLVTAALLLGVKLLSAYGCWRELKMLSLAASAGYRLLRWAVGGLIIAAWLWQPFHKGMGFSMLLAAAYLAALAVPARHAVPWERLIAQEKVQSGRAQMLLGWFVEVPGRQQRVYFRRWLSRWGAGLPWRPDSAYRYLLTKSFARGDILGIVLRLGVLALVLEWWNRGSLVGAGIYLFFLFIIGVQLSALSKLHGESFWLTVYPLPENSRSRSTVSFVFRAHLAFALALWLPLAAGSGTLLRALGSLAAGAALVLIVRTRLGRKMRSVGDDDF from the coding sequence ATGGATCTGAAAGAGCTGCAAGGGGAACGGCGCAGCCGAGCGGCCGGCAAGCTCCTTCCCTATGTGGGCTATATTATCCAGAGCGGCGTGGCGTTCGTGCTGCTGTTCATCCTTATCGCGTTTTCGGCCTGGTATACTTCGGTGCTGAAGGATATTCCATCCGGCGTGCCGATCCGCTGGATCATGCTGGCGGCGCTGCTGCCGGCCGCGGTTCATAGCAGCTTCCGCACTTATCTGCAGCCTGCGGATGCCGTCTTCCTGCTGCCGCAGGAGCACCGGATGCACGAGTATTTTGCACCGGCCTGGATCAGGGGAACCGTTTGGAAGAGCCTGCGGCTCCTTATGGCGCTCTTAATATTGTGGCCTTTGTACATACGCACGGAGGAATCGCCGAAGTCTCTGTTAGTCACCGCCGCGCTGCTCCTTGGCGTAAAGCTTCTCTCCGCTTACGGCTGCTGGCGGGAGCTGAAGATGCTCTCCCTAGCCGCCTCTGCGGGGTATCGCCTGCTGCGCTGGGCGGTGGGCGGCCTGATCATCGCCGCCTGGCTGTGGCAGCCTTTCCATAAAGGAATGGGCTTCTCCATGCTGCTGGCGGCGGCTTATCTGGCGGCTCTTGCCGTACCTGCCCGGCACGCCGTTCCCTGGGAGCGGCTGATCGCTCAGGAGAAGGTTCAGAGCGGCCGGGCCCAAATGCTGCTCGGCTGGTTCGTCGAGGTTCCCGGACGCCAGCAGCGTGTCTATTTCCGCCGCTGGCTCTCTCGCTGGGGGGCGGGACTTCCTTGGAGACCGGACAGCGCCTACCGCTATCTACTGACCAAAAGTTTTGCTCGCGGCGATATTTTGGGCATAGTGCTGCGACTTGGAGTTTTGGCTTTGGTGCTGGAGTGGTGGAACCGCGGCAGCCTAGTCGGCGCCGGGATTTATTTGTTCTTCCTGTTCATCATCGGCGTCCAGCTCTCCGCCCTGTCGAAGCTGCACGGCGAATCCTTCTGGCTGACGGTCTATCCGCTGCCGGAGAACAGCCGGAGCCGCAGCACCGTCTCCTTCGTGTTCCGGGCGCATCTGGCATTCGCGCTCGCGTTGTGGCTTCCGCTGGCTGCCGGAAGCGGCACGCTCCTCAGGGCGCTTGGCTCGCTGGCCGCTGGAGCGGCGCTCGTTCTGATCGTAAGGACCCGTTTAGGACGGAAAATGAGGAGTGTAGGCGACGACGATTTCTAG
- a CDS encoding UxaA family hydrolase, with amino-acid sequence MGQLFGYRRENGKVGIRNHVIILPVDDISNAACEAVAKVISGTLALPHAYGRLQYGEDLELHFRTMIGTGSNPNVAAVIVIGIEPNWTKIITDGIAATGKPVAGFSIEGLGDLEIIRRAAWKAKEFVQWATELQREPVSLSELTVSIKCGESDTTTGLGSCPTVGETVDYLIDQGATVFFGETSELTGGEHLIADRMATEELRGQFQRTYDRYVSGFASQGVDLLGSQPTQGNIAGGLSTIEEKALGNIEKTGSKQVIGVLKPAEAPQNGPGLYFMDSSSAAAECITLMAAAGAVVHFFPTGQGNVIGNPIEPVIKVSANPKTVKLMAEHIDVDVSPLLERTITLPEARERLLETLERTVNGRLTAAEALGHREFVMTKLYPSA; translated from the coding sequence ATGGGACAATTATTTGGATATCGCAGAGAAAACGGCAAGGTGGGCATTCGCAATCATGTCATTATTTTACCGGTTGACGACATTTCAAACGCGGCCTGCGAGGCGGTGGCTAAGGTCATCTCGGGCACGCTGGCTCTGCCTCATGCTTACGGGCGGCTGCAGTACGGAGAGGATTTGGAGCTGCACTTCCGGACGATGATCGGAACGGGCAGCAATCCGAACGTGGCGGCCGTCATCGTGATCGGCATCGAGCCGAACTGGACGAAGATCATAACGGACGGCATCGCCGCAACGGGCAAACCGGTTGCCGGATTCTCCATCGAAGGCTTGGGCGATCTGGAAATTATCCGGCGGGCGGCCTGGAAAGCCAAAGAATTCGTGCAGTGGGCCACAGAGCTTCAGCGTGAGCCTGTATCCCTCTCGGAGCTTACCGTAAGCATCAAGTGCGGAGAATCGGATACGACGACGGGGCTTGGCTCCTGCCCGACGGTAGGAGAAACGGTCGACTATTTGATTGATCAGGGGGCGACCGTGTTTTTCGGGGAGACTTCCGAGCTTACCGGCGGAGAGCATCTGATCGCGGACCGGATGGCAACGGAAGAGCTGCGCGGACAATTCCAGCGCACCTATGACCGTTATGTCTCGGGATTCGCTTCCCAGGGAGTGGATCTGCTCGGCTCCCAGCCGACCCAGGGCAATATCGCCGGCGGGCTGTCCACGATTGAAGAGAAGGCGCTCGGCAATATCGAAAAAACCGGCAGCAAGCAGGTCATCGGCGTACTGAAGCCTGCCGAGGCGCCGCAGAACGGCCCGGGTCTGTATTTCATGGACAGCTCTTCCGCCGCTGCGGAGTGCATAACGCTCATGGCCGCCGCCGGAGCGGTCGTCCATTTCTTTCCGACGGGTCAGGGCAATGTGATTGGCAATCCGATCGAGCCGGTGATCAAAGTATCGGCCAACCCGAAGACGGTCAAGCTGATGGCCGAGCATATCGACGTTGATGTAAGTCCGCTGCTGGAACGTACGATTACGCTGCCTGAAGCGCGGGAACGCTTGCTGGAGACGCTGGAACGGACCGTTAACGGACGGCTGACGGCGGCGGAAGCGCTCGGCCACCGGGAATTTGTGATGACGAAGCTGTATCCGAGCGCGTGA
- a CDS encoding tripartite tricarboxylate transporter substrate binding protein, translating into MKTLNKKASRLLPLTLALLFLVSGCGANSTAESGAGGAAQTGGETAVPSASAAGSASSANADYPNRPIEYVVPFSAGGGVDLVARTVAEGLSKEWGQPIEIVNKPGAGGATGAQYALKQAANDGYTVLADNVASTTMLQAGSAAAPVLLSDHEFAARVVTDAPVFVVAADAPWKDFREFSEWAKANPEKLTWTSVGPAGFSTFAVAEWLKAIGADFSRTRMVATKGASESLPLVAGGNAVLAVHTVNETSTLVKAGKLKVLAILSPERSPYYPDVPTTAEQGVKDLSVSWWTGMSFPKGTPQEIVKKWADGVAKLAQDPDFVAKLKKLQVDPNVLTGQGFKDFVKKEAEYYTGLATETGIRK; encoded by the coding sequence TTGAAAACATTGAACAAAAAGGCTTCCCGGCTGCTGCCGCTGACACTGGCGCTGCTGTTTCTGGTCTCCGGCTGCGGAGCAAATTCCACGGCGGAGTCCGGCGCAGGCGGGGCTGCCCAAACGGGCGGTGAAACGGCGGTTCCCTCCGCTTCGGCGGCGGGATCGGCCTCCTCGGCTAACGCCGACTATCCGAACAGGCCCATCGAATATGTGGTGCCGTTCTCGGCCGGAGGCGGCGTAGATTTGGTTGCCCGGACGGTTGCGGAAGGGCTCAGCAAGGAATGGGGGCAGCCGATCGAAATCGTCAATAAGCCCGGCGCGGGCGGCGCCACCGGCGCGCAGTACGCGCTCAAACAAGCGGCCAATGACGGCTACACGGTGCTTGCGGATAATGTGGCGAGCACGACCATGCTGCAGGCCGGATCGGCCGCGGCGCCGGTTCTCCTAAGCGACCACGAATTTGCGGCCCGAGTCGTAACGGACGCGCCCGTCTTCGTGGTGGCCGCCGACGCGCCGTGGAAGGATTTCCGCGAATTCTCGGAATGGGCGAAAGCGAACCCCGAGAAATTGACCTGGACCAGCGTAGGGCCTGCGGGCTTCTCTACTTTTGCCGTAGCCGAATGGCTGAAAGCGATTGGAGCCGACTTTTCCAGAACCCGGATGGTTGCCACTAAAGGCGCTTCCGAATCTCTGCCCCTTGTAGCCGGAGGAAACGCGGTTCTGGCCGTTCACACCGTAAATGAGACTTCCACCCTGGTCAAGGCTGGCAAGCTGAAGGTGCTGGCAATCCTGTCTCCCGAGCGCAGCCCGTATTATCCCGATGTCCCCACAACGGCGGAGCAGGGAGTGAAGGATTTGTCCGTCTCCTGGTGGACGGGAATGAGCTTTCCGAAAGGAACGCCGCAGGAGATCGTCAAGAAGTGGGCAGATGGAGTCGCCAAGCTGGCACAGGACCCGGATTTCGTCGCGAAGCTCAAGAAGCTGCAGGTTGATCCGAACGTGCTTACAGGACAGGGGTTTAAGGATTTTGTAAAAAAGGAAGCGGAGTATTACACAGGTCTCGCCACCGAGACGGGAATCCGCAAGTAA